One segment of Carya illinoinensis cultivar Pawnee chromosome 1, C.illinoinensisPawnee_v1, whole genome shotgun sequence DNA contains the following:
- the LOC122280526 gene encoding uncharacterized protein LOC122280526, giving the protein MSYYNTLWLEEVPRGHYPSNGSKSPIVHARAGHHQQPDFTGHHDIRGSLTRLTKSLSTQEKGKFPAQPQPNPQGQVRQVSEAVETSNIKLVKVVTTLRSGRILVSPATPDPTIIGKNSNPMHVETEVKNWQAPAPFPTRLTLVHKDKNHVEIFEIFKQVGINIPLLDAIQKIPTYEKFLKDLCTIKRKLNVKKKAFLTVQVSAIIQSNTPPKYKDPGSPTIACMIRNSKIGHALLDFRSSVNLLPYCVYQKLGLGELKSTSITLQLADRSIKIPRGVVDDVLV; this is encoded by the coding sequence ATGTCCTACTACAACACCTTATGGTTAGAGGAGGTACCTCGAGGACACTATCCATCAAATGGTAGCAAATCTCCAATAGTTCATGCAAGGGCAGGCCACCATCAACAACCAGACTTCACAGGCCATCATGATATTAGAGGATCCCTAACAAGGTTGACCAAATCCTTGAGCACCCAGGAGAAGGGAAAATTCCCTGCTCAACCACAACCTAACCCTCAGGGGCAGGTTCGTCAAGTGTCAGAGGCAGTTGAGACATCCAATATTAAACTAGTAAAAGTTGTAACAACTTTGAGAAGTGGAAGAATTCTGGTAAGTCCGGCCACTCCTGACCCAACCATCATTGGTAAGAATTCTAACCCTATGCATGTTGAAACTGAAGTGAAAAACTGGCAAGCACCTGCACCTTTTCCTACAAGGCTAACCCTTGTGCACAAAGATAAGAATCatgttgaaatttttgaaatttttaaacaagtggGAATAAATATAcctttgttagatgctattcaaaaGATTCCCACTTATGAAAAATTTCTTAAAGACTTGTGCACCATTAAGAGAAAACTGAATGTAAAAAAGAAAGCCTTTCTCACTGTACAAGTTAGTGCAATCATACAAAGCAACACCCCTCCCAAGTATAAGGACCCAGGTTCACCCACCATTGCTTGCATGATCAGAAACTCAAAAATTGGGCATGCATTACTTGATTTTAGGTCTAGTGTCAATTTGTTGCCCTACTGTGTTTATCAAAAACTTGGCCTAGGGGAGTTGAAGTCTACTTCCATTACCCTACAACTAGCTGACAGGTCAATAAAAATACCTAGAGGGGTAGTGGATGATGTTCTAGTTTAG